A single region of the Winslowiella toletana genome encodes:
- the yciH gene encoding stress response translation initiation inhibitor YciH → MNDDNSRLVYSTDSGRIEQPKEKVQRPKGDGVVRIQRQTSGRKGKGVCLITGIELDDAELSRLTAELKKKCGCGGAVKEGVIEIQGDKRDLLKSLLEAKGMKVKLAGG, encoded by the coding sequence ATGAACGACGACAACAGCCGTTTAGTCTACTCTACCGACAGCGGCCGCATTGAACAGCCCAAAGAAAAGGTGCAGCGTCCCAAAGGTGACGGCGTGGTGCGTATTCAGCGGCAGACCAGCGGGCGCAAAGGCAAAGGTGTTTGCCTGATTACCGGCATTGAGCTGGATGATGCTGAGCTGTCCAGACTGACGGCCGAACTTAAGAAGAAATGCGGCTGCGGTGGCGCAGTCAAAGAGGGCGTGATTGAGATTCAGGGTGATAAACGCGACCTGCTTAAAAGCTTGCTGGAAGCAAAGGGCATGAAAGTTAAGCTGGCTGGCGGTTAA